The genomic region ATCATCACGGATGTCACCAGGTTTTGTTCGATGCAGTGGACGATGAAATCAAAATAGTTGGGGGTGGCGTGGTCGATATGCAGGCCCACACCGCTTTTGGGGAATTGCGAGGCAAAGGTTTTGATCATGGTGGAGATCAGCGCCGCGCCAACCTTGATGTCCTGCGACTCGCCGGCGGCATATTTGCAGGCGCCGCTGCTCATCTGCATCAGGCCGTCTGAATTCACCGCCGCGTAGCCCTGCACAAGGGCGCGTATCTGGGTGTCGAACACAACGTTCGAGGCGATGATGCCGAAACGCTGTTTTTTGGCTTTGAGAAATACTTCTCCTAGTTGCTTGCCAGTTAGAAACATTTATAACCTCCCTGGTCAGTTGTTTTATTGCTGTCATGGTTTTTTGGTTTGGGAGTGGCTGTCAAGCTAAATCCTCCTCTTCCGCTCCCGTGCCAGTAGATACGCCTGTATCGTCTTCCAATTCAAGGAGTTGGGCAGTCTCATCAACGGGCAGTTCCTGCACTTTGTTCAGCTTTTTCTGGATCTGGCGGCTGCGGTGGCTGGCCGTATCGATAGAATTGGAGGCTTCCTGCAGCTTTTTCTGGGTGTGTTCCAGCGCTTTTCCGAATTTGCCGAATTCGTTCTTTACAGCACTGAGGATCTTCCAGACCTCGCCAGAGCGTTTTTCGATGGCCAGGGTGCGGAAACCGAGCTGGAGGCTGTTCAGGATGGCCGCCACCGTGGTTGGGCCCACAACAACAACCTGATACTGGCGGCGCAGCTGCTCAAAGAGGGCCGGATCACGCAAAACCTCGGCGTAGAGCCCCTCCACGGGCAGAAATAGCAGCGCGAAATCGGTGGTCAGGGGCGGATTCAGATATTTGTCGCGGATGTCCCTGGCACAGCCCAAAATGCGGTTGTAGAGCGCTTTGCGGGCGGTTTCTGTGACCCCGGGGTCGCCGACATCCCAGGCTTCCACCAGGCGGGAATAATCTTCGATGGGAAACTTGGCGTCGATTGGCAGGTAAACGCTTTCCTGGTCTTCATCCCGGCCCGGTAGGCGGATGGCGAATTCCACCACCTCGTCGCGCCGCTTGTGGGGCTTGAAGTTGCGCGTGTATTGCTCAGGCGTGAGCACCTGCTCCAGGATCGCTTCCAACTGGAACTCGCCCATCATGCCGCGGCTCTTCACGTTGGTGAGCACTTTTTTAAGGTCACCCACCCCGCTAGCCAGGTTCTGCAT from Candidatus Cloacimonadota bacterium harbors:
- the rmuC gene encoding DNA recombination protein RmuC encodes the protein MLLAILILCVLILVLGIVAAILLYRKQSAPDDRLDEVTRFSGQLEAFERNLRDDLQRLRTDLLALGTDTRKELVATLNRQNENLNSENRKNREEINASLNNLSQQINADAAKNRAELSTSLNNLSESLARKLQDLVNTQQQQFEALKLALEGRLEQIRANNETKLEEMRKTVDEKLHDTLEKRLGESFKQVSERLELVHKGLGEMQNLASGVGDLKKVLTNVKSRGMMGEFQLEAILEQVLTPEQYTRNFKPHKRRDEVVEFAIRLPGRDEDQESVYLPIDAKFPIEDYSRLVEAWDVGDPGVTETARKALYNRILGCARDIRDKYLNPPLTTDFALLFLPVEGLYAEVLRDPALFEQLRRQYQVVVVGPTTVAAILNSLQLGFRTLAIEKRSGEVWKILSAVKNEFGKFGKALEHTQKKLQEASNSIDTASHRSRQIQKKLNKVQELPVDETAQLLELEDDTGVSTGTGAEEEDLA